The following coding sequences are from one Nicotiana tabacum cultivar K326 chromosome 1, ASM71507v2, whole genome shotgun sequence window:
- the LOC142162919 gene encoding uncharacterized protein LOC142162919 — MGTESITSFPILQSPPTLIDSSHPLYVHPSDNPGVLLVSVPFSGTGYNSWRKNVLIALSAKNKAGLINAIPYPKDIVDSVLHCDTARDLWRDIEERYEQSNATCTCEAEPQCSDGQKLIHFLTGLNETYSNARSNILMMYPVPTLGKAYSILLHDESQREIQPSGGSFLSESASFSVKSTPSPAQFTNGPKSFPQKVLTSKGQLLCANTVKRLGIVLTNATNFMGSQSHISPSQDSTGNTTAMTACEGAGPSLRRPLEIGRAANGLYIIDSAATLPAPTSSIHNITNKRSVSLSESTLLVNNISNKALVTLCNYSACISTCNPDCPINKTDLFWHQRLGHIPFHIMKSIDFLSDKLSSKQSFICPAFVLMVKAHFNLLVQTIRSDNAFELGSSAKASSFFAEFGILHQTTIPQTPQQNGVVERKHMHLLETSRALLFQSKLPIKYWGDCVLTATYLINRFPSTILQNLSPYHKLHGHPPTYAHLRTFGCLCFATIPKVKRDKLQPKPSPSLFVGYPLGKKGYKLLDLANHSIFYSRDVVFHEHIFPYHSSSPPSGFPAISDPFVDSQASSYSPPSFAPPHSPIHSSHLFSQSSHYSLNQSSSHPSSPPLIPTAQPPPLRSPPGFPMLQPISRAIFVLLFSSVPLYPLNLSTISKPHHILPGRKPWKRNFRP, encoded by the exons ATGGGTACAGAATCGATCACTTCCTTTCCTATCCTTCAGTCTCCTCCTACGCTTATTGACTCTTCTCATCCTCTCTATGTTCATCCATCAGATAATCCTGGTGTTCTGTTAGTGTCAGTTCCCTTTTCAGGGACTGGATATAATTCATGGAGAAAAAATGTTCTAATTGCCTTGTCCGCTAAGAATAAAGCTGGGTTGATCAATG CAATTCCTTATCCAAAAGATATCGTAGACAGTGTTTTACACTGTGATACTGCAAGGGACCTATGGAGGGATATAGAAGAAAGGTATGAACAATCTAATGCTA CATGCACTTGTGAGGCTGAGCCACAATGCAGTGATGGTCAGAAACTTATTCATTTCCTCACAGGGTTGAATGAGACCTACTCAAATGCTAGGAGCAATATCCTTATGATGTATCCTGTTCCAACTCTAGGTAAAGCTTACTCCATTCTTCTTCATGATGAGAGTCAAAGAGAAATTCAGCCATCTGGTGGTTCATTTCTCTCAGAGTCAGCTTCCTTTTCTGTGAAATCTACACCTTCCCCTGCTCAGTTCACCAATGGTCCTAAATCCTTTCCTCAGAAAGTCTTGACATCAAAAGGACAACTATTGTGTGCAAATACTGTAAAAAGACTGGGCATTGTGTTGACAAATGCTACAAACTTCATGGGTTCCCAA TCTCACATCTCCCCTTCTCAAGATTCAACTGGCAACACTACTGCAATGACTGCTTGTGAAGGTGCG GGCCCTTCTCTGAGGAGGCCATTGGAAATTGGTAGAGCAGCAAATGGGCTTTACATCATTGATTCTGCAGCTACTCTACCAGCACCTACATCATCTATACATAACATCACAAATAAAAGATCAGTCAGTTTATCAGAGTCTACTCTTCTTGTAAATAACATTTCAAATAAGGCATTAGTTACTTTGTGTAATTATAGTGCTTGCATTTCTACCTGTAATCCTGATTGCCCTATTAATAAAACTGATCTTTTCTGGCATCAAAGACTAGGACATATTCCCTTTCATATAATGAAATCTATTGACTTCTTATCTGATAAGTTGTCATCTAAACAATCCTTTATTTGTCCT GCCTTTGTTCTAATGGTCAAAGCTCACTTTAACCTTCTTGTACAAACTATTAGGTCAGACAATGCCTTTGAACTTGGCTCTAGTGCCAAGGCTTCTTCCTTCTTTGCTGAGTTTGGTATTCTCCACCAAACTACCATTCCTCaaactcctcaacaaaatggtgtggtTGAGAGAAAGCATATGCATCTTCTGGAAACTTCTAGAGCATTACTATTTCAATCCAAGCTTCCAATTAAGTATTGGGGTGACTGTGTGCTCACAGCTACCTATCTCATTAATAGATTTCCTTccactatcctccaaaatctcTCCCCTTATCACAAACTACATGGCCATCCACCCACTTATGCTCATCTAAGAACCTTTGGCTGTCTATGTTTTGCAACTATACCAAAGGTCAAGAGAGATAAACTTCAGCCAAAACCCTCCCCTTCTCTTTTTGTGGGGTACCCTTTAGGAAAAAAAGGTTACAAACTATTGGATCTAGCCAATCATTCCATTTTCTACTCTAGGGATGTGGTCTTCCATGAACACATTTTCCCTTACCACTCATCCTCACCTCCTTCTGGCTTCCCTGCCATTTCTGATCCTTTTGTGGACTCTCAAgcttcttcttattctcctccTTCTTTTGCTCCTCCTCATTCTCCCATTCACTCCTCTCACCTCTTCAGTCAGTCATCACATTACTCTTTAAATCAGTCTTCTTCTCATCCTTCCTCTCCTCCACTCATTCCTACTGCACAACCTCCCCCCTTAAGAAGTCCACCAGGGTTTCCCATGCTCCAACCTATCTCAAGGGCTATATTTGTTCTTCTGTTCAGCTCTGTGCCTCTTTACCCTCTAAATCTCAGTACTATCAGCAAGCCGCACCACATCCTGCCTGGCAGAAAGCCATGGAAAAGGAATTTCAGGCCTTAG